A stretch of the Gossypium hirsutum isolate 1008001.06 chromosome D07, Gossypium_hirsutum_v2.1, whole genome shotgun sequence genome encodes the following:
- the LOC107955044 gene encoding fimbrin-5, with translation MSSYQGVIVSDPWLQSQFTQVELRTLKSKFISVRTQHGRVTRDDLPPVFAGMKAFSEMFSEDEIKTFLGESNSDMGEEIDFEAFLRLYLDLQGRAVEKSGGLRSSFLKATTTTFHHAINESEKASYVAHINNYLAEDEFLKDFLPIDPATDALFDLAKDGVLLCKLINVAVPGTIDERAINTKKVLNPWERNENHTLCLNSAKAIGCTVVNIGTQDLVEARPHLVLGLISQIIKVSN, from the exons ATGTCTAGTTATCAAGGTGTGATTGTTTCTGATCCATGGCTTCAAAGCCAGTTCACTCAAGTCGAGCTCCGAACCCTCAAATCCAAG TTTATCTCTGTGAGGACACAACATGGCCGTGTTACTCGGGATGATCTGCCACCAGTGTTTGCTGGTATGAAAGCTTTCAGTGAAATGTTTAGTGAGGATGAGATTAAGACTTTCTTGGGAGAGTCAAACAGTGACATGGGTGAAGAAATTGATTTTGAGGCCTTCCTTCGG CTTTATCTAGATTTGCAAGGTCGCGCAGTTGAAAAATCAGGTGGCTTGAGATCTTCATTTCTCAAGGCAACCACGACCACTTTTCACCATGCTATTAATGAATCTGAGAAGGCTTCTTATGTTGCTCATATCAATAACTATCTGGCAGAAGATGAATTCTTGAAAGATTTTCTTCCAATTGATCCAGCCACAGACGCTTTATTTGATCTTGCGAAAGATGGAGTCCTTCTTTG CAAGCTTATCAATGTAGCTGTTCCTGGGACCATAGATGAGCGAGCTATTAACACAAAAAAGGTTCTTAATCCCTGGGAGAGGAATGAGAATCATACTCTTTGCCTTAATTCTGCAAAAGCTATTGGTTGCACCGTGGTTAACATTGGCACACAAGACCTTGTTGAAGCAAGA CCCCACCTGGTACTTGGATTGATTTCTCAAATTATTAAGGTATCCAATTGA
- the LOC107955041 gene encoding fasciclin-like arabinogalactan protein 7 precursor: MQFSRNFMIICSALLLCSSLTYGQTASPPAPVAMTPTPTPAPAPAPEYVNLTYLLSVAGPFHTFLNYLESTKVIDTFQSQANNTEQGITIFVPKDDSFKGLKKPSLSNLSDDQLKSLILFHALPKYYALADFNYLSTKGPITTLAGGQYTLNFTDDSGTVHLDSGWSKTKVSSAVHSTDPVAIYQVNKVLLPEAIFGTDIPPTPAPSPAPDISPAADSPSADSKEGGSPSKALPSDSASHRVMKLSIWSHLVLAVLGGLVLLF; this comes from the coding sequence ATGCAGTTTTCCAGGAATTTTATGATAATTTGTTCTGCATTGCTCCTGTGCTCTTCCTTGACATATGGGCAAACGGCTAGTCCACCGGCTCCGGTGGCAATGACCCCAACTCCGACACCTGCACCGGCTCCGGCACCAGAATACGTAAACCTAACCTATTTACTCTCTGTGGCTGGTCCATTTCACACTTTCCTTAACTACCTTGAATCAACTAAAGTGATTGACACCTTCCAAAGCCAAGCCAACAACACTGAACAAGGCATTACAATTTTCGTACCGAAAGACGATTCGTTCAAGGGTCTTAAGAAGCCGTCATTGTCCAATCTCAGTGATGATCAGCTTAAATCGCTCATCCTTTTCCATGCCTTGCCCAAATACTATGCCCTTGCCGACTTCAATTACCTCAGTACAAAAGGCCCTATCACTACACTTGCTGGTGGCCAATACACTTTGAATTTCACCGATGACTCCGGCACCGTGCACCTCGATTCAGGATGGAGCAAAACAAAAGTATCCAGCGCTGTACATTCGACCGATCCCGTCGCGATATATCAGGTGAATAAGGTCCTTCTTCCTGAGGCTATCTTTGGTACCGATATACCTCCAACGCCTGCACCATCCCCAGCTCCTGATATTAGCCCAGCTGCGGATTCTCCATCCGCAGACTCGAAAGAAGGCGGTTCTCCGTCGAAGGCTTTGCCATCGGATTCAGCTTCTCATAGGGTTATGAAGTTGAGCATTTGGAGTCATCTGGTTTTGGCAGTCTTAGGTGGGTTGGTTCTGCTTTTCTAA